A genomic window from Planococcus rifietoensis includes:
- the glpK gene encoding glycerol kinase GlpK → MSKKYILSIDQGTTSSRAVLLNHAGEIVGTGQQEFQQFFPKPGWVEHDANEIWTSVLACIAEVLRKTDVDPSEISGIGITNQRETTVVWDRNTGKPIYKAIVWQSRQTDGICNELKDQGLNDTFRKKTGLLIDAYFSGTKVKWILDNVEGAREKADNGDLMFGTIDTWLVYRLSGGSTHITDYSNASRTLMYNIHDLEWDDELLDILTVPKSMLPEVRQSSEIYAHTINYHFFGHEVPIAGIAGDQQAALFGQACFEKGMAKNTYGTGCFMLMNTGEKAVESEHGLLTTLAWGVDGKVEYALEGSIFVAGSAIQWLRDGLQVIETAPESEDFAKQVDSTDGVYMVPAFVGLGTPYWDTDARGAVFGLTRGTTKAHFIRATLEALAYQTKDVVDVMIEDAGIELKTLRVDGGAVGNDMLMQFQSDLLHVPVERPRIQETTALGAAYLAGLATGFWKDKDEIAAQWQLDKTYEPEMSDETSERLYTGWQNAVAATRTFKPVN, encoded by the coding sequence GTGAGTAAAAAATATATTTTATCGATCGACCAAGGAACAACCAGTTCACGGGCGGTCCTGTTGAACCATGCCGGCGAGATTGTCGGTACGGGCCAGCAGGAATTCCAGCAATTTTTCCCGAAACCGGGTTGGGTCGAGCACGACGCCAATGAAATTTGGACTTCGGTCCTGGCGTGCATTGCAGAAGTATTGCGTAAAACAGACGTTGACCCATCCGAAATTTCAGGTATCGGCATCACCAACCAGCGTGAGACGACCGTCGTCTGGGATCGCAATACTGGCAAGCCGATCTATAAAGCGATTGTTTGGCAATCGCGCCAAACAGACGGCATCTGCAATGAATTGAAAGACCAGGGATTGAACGATACATTCCGCAAGAAGACCGGCCTCTTGATCGACGCGTACTTTTCCGGCACGAAAGTGAAATGGATCTTGGACAATGTCGAAGGCGCGAGAGAAAAAGCGGACAATGGCGATTTGATGTTCGGTACCATCGATACATGGCTCGTCTACCGTTTGTCTGGTGGTTCGACGCATATCACGGATTACAGCAACGCATCCCGTACGCTCATGTACAATATCCACGATCTTGAGTGGGACGATGAACTACTCGACATCCTGACCGTGCCGAAGAGCATGCTGCCCGAAGTGCGCCAGTCATCAGAAATTTATGCGCATACCATCAATTATCATTTCTTTGGCCATGAAGTGCCGATCGCAGGGATTGCCGGCGATCAGCAGGCAGCATTGTTCGGTCAAGCCTGCTTCGAAAAAGGCATGGCGAAAAACACTTACGGGACTGGATGCTTCATGCTGATGAACACTGGTGAAAAAGCTGTTGAATCTGAACATGGCTTATTGACGACACTTGCTTGGGGCGTCGACGGCAAAGTCGAATATGCGCTTGAAGGCAGTATTTTCGTAGCAGGTTCTGCGATTCAATGGCTGCGCGACGGGCTGCAGGTTATCGAGACGGCACCTGAGAGTGAAGATTTCGCAAAACAAGTGGATTCGACTGACGGTGTCTACATGGTACCGGCATTTGTCGGACTCGGTACGCCCTACTGGGATACTGATGCGAGAGGCGCTGTATTCGGCTTGACACGCGGCACGACGAAAGCACATTTCATTCGTGCGACACTCGAGGCGCTCGCATATCAGACAAAAGACGTTGTAGATGTTATGATAGAAGATGCAGGGATCGAATTGAAGACTTTGCGCGTCGATGGCGGCGCAGTCGGCAACGATATGCTGATGCAATTCCAGTCGGATTTGCTTCACGTACCGGTTGAACGCCCGCGCATCCAAGAAACAACGGCGCTCGGGGCTGCTTACTTGGCAGGCCTGGCAACAGGATTCTGGAAAGACAAAGACGAGATTGCCGCACAATGGCAGCTTGACAAAACTTACGA
- a CDS encoding MIP/aquaporin family protein — MTVFLAELIGTMILIIFGAGVVAGVTLKDSKAENGGWIVITIAWGLAVTMGVYAVGNFSGAHLNPAVTLGFASIGELPWSQVPVYITAQILGAIIGAVIVFFNYLPHWARTKEAETKLGVFATIPAIRRPFSNLISEIVGTFVLVMGLLFIGANDFTEGLNPLIVGALIIAIGMSLGGTTGYAINPARDLGPRIAHALLPIPGKGRSDWSYAWVPIVGPALGGIYGAVFYKALFTGDYGLPFFALSLVLVLVFIGTASVELKNGRAKTKQLKEKTIS, encoded by the coding sequence ATGACAGTATTTTTAGCAGAATTGATCGGTACAATGATCCTCATCATTTTTGGTGCGGGTGTCGTAGCAGGCGTAACATTAAAAGATTCAAAAGCGGAAAACGGAGGATGGATCGTCATCACGATCGCTTGGGGACTCGCGGTAACAATGGGCGTTTATGCAGTCGGGAATTTCTCGGGAGCGCATTTGAATCCGGCAGTCACTTTAGGTTTTGCATCTATCGGTGAACTTCCGTGGTCACAGGTGCCGGTTTATATTACCGCACAAATTTTGGGTGCCATCATCGGTGCCGTCATCGTCTTCTTCAACTATCTTCCACACTGGGCAAGAACGAAAGAAGCCGAAACAAAGCTTGGCGTTTTTGCGACAATTCCGGCTATCCGACGTCCGTTTTCCAACTTGATCAGTGAAATTGTCGGGACTTTTGTGTTGGTCATGGGCTTATTGTTCATCGGGGCCAATGATTTTACGGAAGGCTTGAACCCGTTGATCGTCGGCGCGCTCATCATCGCGATCGGCATGTCGCTTGGCGGCACAACAGGGTATGCGATCAACCCTGCCCGTGATTTGGGGCCACGTATCGCACACGCGTTGCTGCCAATTCCAGGAAAAGGCCGCTCTGACTGGAGCTATGCTTGGGTACCGATTGTCGGCCCTGCTTTAGGGGGGATTTACGGGGCAGTTTTCTACAAAGCCTTGTTTACGGGAGATTACGGTTTGCCATTCTTCGCATTAAGTTTAGTGCTTGTCCTGGTATTTATCGGTACAGCCAGTGTAGAATTGAAAAATGGTCGAGCGAAGACCAAGCAATTAAAAGAGAAAACCATTTCATAA
- a CDS encoding glycerol-3-phosphate responsive antiterminator, with protein MVKLKGVVPVMRNLKEFERLLASDQETIIFLEVRLAQLKPLVAAAKKAGKKVILHADLIQGLKTDAYGIEYLVREVKPDGIVSTRSNVIALAKKNKLTTIQRLFLLDSHALEHNLSLIDQVKPDYIELLPGLIPSIIKEVHERTGIPIIAGGLIRTREDIELAYQGGAEAVSTSQAELWDT; from the coding sequence TTGGTTAAGTTAAAAGGCGTAGTGCCTGTCATGCGTAACCTAAAGGAATTTGAACGGCTGCTTGCCAGTGACCAGGAGACCATCATTTTCCTGGAAGTCCGGCTCGCCCAGCTCAAGCCGCTTGTTGCGGCTGCGAAGAAGGCTGGCAAGAAAGTGATTTTGCATGCCGATTTGATTCAAGGCCTGAAAACGGACGCTTACGGCATTGAGTATTTGGTCCGGGAAGTGAAACCGGATGGCATCGTCTCGACAAGAAGCAATGTCATCGCTCTTGCGAAGAAAAATAAATTGACGACGATCCAGCGATTGTTCCTGCTCGACAGCCATGCGCTCGAACATAATTTAAGCTTGATCGATCAAGTAAAACCCGATTACATTGAATTATTGCCGGGGCTCATCCCGTCAATCATCAAAGAAGTGCACGAACGGACGGGCATCCCCATCATTGCAGGCGGCTTGATCCGCACAAGGGAAGATATCGAACTTGCATACCAAGGCGGGGCGGAAGCCGTCTCGACATCCCAGGCAGAACTGTGGGATACCTGA
- a CDS encoding MBL fold metallo-hydrolase produces the protein MRVKKVQNVYQLAFMPTVFPVNCYLVEEQEGLTLVDCALGFAARDIALAAKTIGKPITEIALTHAHIDHVGALDALKKQFPAAQVSVSEREAKILAGDKSASPEDGGKPVKGGIPKNIQTTPDRLLQEGDRVGSLEVFLSPGHSPGSISFFDRRSGVLLAGDAFQTRGGIAVSGTFKPLFPFPAMATWDKRTALDSAKKLTLLQPSYLAVGHGRLLDHPVRFMEQAIRDAEQKLKP, from the coding sequence ATGCGAGTCAAGAAAGTGCAGAATGTTTATCAACTGGCTTTTATGCCTACAGTGTTTCCGGTAAATTGTTATTTGGTCGAAGAACAGGAAGGCTTGACGCTCGTCGATTGCGCTTTGGGTTTCGCGGCTAGGGACATCGCTTTGGCGGCAAAAACCATCGGCAAACCGATTACAGAAATCGCGCTGACTCATGCACATATCGATCACGTCGGTGCACTCGACGCTTTGAAAAAACAGTTCCCTGCGGCGCAAGTTTCCGTCTCGGAAAGGGAAGCAAAAATCCTCGCTGGGGATAAGAGCGCTTCCCCGGAAGATGGGGGCAAACCCGTCAAAGGCGGAATCCCGAAAAATATCCAGACGACACCGGACCGCCTGCTGCAAGAAGGTGATCGCGTCGGCTCACTCGAAGTCTTCCTGTCCCCCGGGCATTCCCCCGGTTCGATTTCCTTTTTCGATAGACGTTCAGGCGTCCTCCTCGCAGGAGATGCCTTTCAGACACGCGGAGGCATTGCTGTTTCCGGAACCTTCAAGCCGCTGTTCCCGTTTCCGGCGATGGCGACATGGGACAAGCGTACAGCGCTCGACAGCGCCAAGAAATTGACCTTGCTGCAGCCAAGCTATCTCGCCGTCGGGCACGGCCGACTGCTTGACCATCCTGTGCGCTTCATGGAACAAGCAATACGCGATGCCGAACAAAAATTAAAACCCTAG
- a CDS encoding GNAT family N-acetyltransferase has translation MALQVENLRFERLRREHLPQLYEWITKEPQINRFWGYSYNGTYGEFVREFVGSIKGRDPTEPYLIYYLEQPIGYIQTFRWSDYPGSEQFQELQRAAGLDILIGSPAYRGKGFGQAIIRRFLEEVVFCDGSVTCCVTDPDIRNKPAIRAYEKVGFEIVRRVEEVSEITRPVWFMRVGRQQLKQKKP, from the coding sequence ATGGCCTTACAGGTTGAAAATCTTAGATTCGAACGTTTGCGCCGGGAACATTTGCCGCAACTTTACGAATGGATCACGAAAGAGCCACAGATCAACCGGTTTTGGGGATATAGCTATAATGGAACTTACGGGGAATTTGTGCGCGAATTTGTCGGGAGCATCAAAGGCCGGGATCCGACTGAACCGTATCTTATCTATTATCTGGAGCAACCAATTGGCTATATCCAGACATTTCGCTGGAGCGATTATCCGGGCAGTGAACAGTTTCAGGAATTACAGCGTGCAGCTGGCCTGGATATCCTTATCGGGTCGCCCGCCTATCGCGGCAAAGGTTTTGGCCAAGCGATCATCCGGCGCTTTTTAGAGGAAGTGGTGTTTTGCGACGGCTCGGTGACGTGCTGCGTTACTGATCCGGATATCCGCAACAAGCCGGCGATCCGTGCCTACGAAAAAGTCGGGTTTGAAATCGTCCGGCGTGTGGAGGAAGTATCGGAAATCACGCGGCCGGTTTGGTTTATGCGCGTCGGTCGCCAGCAATTGAAACAGAAGAAACCCTAG
- a CDS encoding flavin reductase family protein: MIIDPAQQTSKENYKLLIGSVLPRPIAWVSSVSSGGELNLAPFSFFTVASRNPPMLIFSIGEGVETRAGTVKDTLTNIRERGEFVVNIVSASLANEMAKTGEHVAPEIDEFAYVGLTPASSEVVSVPRVKESPVSMECELVQVIPLGDDHLVIGQVLRYHIQDELYDKGRIDTKKLAPIGRLAGNYSPVESMFSLPNEHLEEYLRPPVDKDRK, encoded by the coding sequence GTGATTATCGACCCTGCACAACAAACGAGCAAGGAAAATTATAAACTGCTGATCGGCAGCGTGTTGCCGCGGCCGATTGCCTGGGTATCATCCGTATCGTCCGGTGGCGAGTTGAATTTGGCGCCTTTCAGTTTCTTTACGGTCGCCTCGCGAAATCCGCCGATGTTGATCTTTTCCATCGGTGAAGGGGTCGAGACCCGGGCAGGCACAGTGAAAGACACGCTGACGAATATCCGGGAGCGCGGCGAGTTTGTCGTCAATATCGTTTCGGCGTCCCTTGCGAATGAAATGGCGAAAACCGGGGAGCATGTTGCACCGGAGATTGATGAATTCGCTTATGTAGGCTTGACGCCTGCTTCGTCGGAAGTGGTTTCGGTACCGCGTGTCAAAGAGTCGCCTGTCAGCATGGAATGTGAGTTGGTGCAGGTCATTCCGCTTGGCGACGATCATCTTGTAATTGGACAGGTGCTGCGCTATCACATCCAGGATGAATTATATGACAAGGGCAGAATCGATACGAAAAAGCTCGCGCCGATCGGTCGGCTTGCCGGGAATTATTCGCCTGTAGAATCGATGTTTTCATTACCGAATGAGCATTTGGAAGAATATTTGCGGCCCCCGGTAGATAAAGACCGGAAATAG
- a CDS encoding DUF2157 domain-containing protein → MEWERKLAQWRAEGLIDQETAERIQAFETRQPKKRKLPLLLIIGLIFFALAVFSFIAANWQAIPAIAKVGMVVLLMWIFYVLAHFSEKKHFGHPVIFRILGYVMFGASLVVTGQTFHLGTGSSIVPWALFIAAIAHFFIWRHAAFTVLAFISGITILTSAAPGIGLIEWLLFIAVTLAWFFLSKDGPTMIFSWLLLLGSGFLVWSIWDIDSPLVPIWTLFVLTLLLLLIPKDKQKLLSPLYLIVGGIQLIVFLAIRGESDMAFAELTMPESIALAAAGAAVLALAYFRERHLMWLGVLGLVGFMLFDETAIALAIVAELTALAYLIIAQRQDQPLALGFVYFIVVQFVIYVIYAWERLDMSLFFLIGAILLFVLSGIAWWLNRKKEGAVT, encoded by the coding sequence ATGGAATGGGAACGCAAGCTCGCCCAGTGGCGTGCTGAAGGGCTCATCGATCAAGAGACAGCTGAGCGTATCCAAGCGTTTGAAACCCGTCAGCCGAAAAAGCGTAAACTGCCTCTTTTGCTCATCATCGGTTTGATCTTTTTCGCGCTCGCCGTCTTCAGTTTTATTGCCGCCAACTGGCAAGCCATACCGGCAATCGCGAAAGTCGGCATGGTCGTATTGCTCATGTGGATTTTTTACGTACTTGCTCATTTCTCCGAGAAAAAACATTTTGGCCATCCCGTCATTTTCCGCATACTCGGCTATGTGATGTTCGGCGCAAGCCTAGTCGTGACTGGCCAAACCTTCCATCTCGGCACCGGTTCGAGTATCGTGCCATGGGCGTTGTTCATCGCTGCCATCGCACACTTCTTCATTTGGCGCCATGCCGCATTTACCGTATTGGCGTTCATTAGCGGGATCACCATCCTGACATCGGCAGCTCCTGGCATCGGCTTGATCGAATGGCTGCTGTTCATCGCCGTTACGCTCGCTTGGTTCTTCCTGAGTAAAGACGGGCCGACGATGATCTTCAGCTGGCTCCTGCTGCTCGGTTCCGGGTTTCTCGTATGGAGCATATGGGACATCGACAGCCCGCTCGTGCCGATCTGGACCTTGTTTGTGCTCACCTTGCTGTTGCTGCTGATCCCAAAAGACAAGCAGAAACTATTGAGCCCACTTTATTTAATCGTTGGGGGCATCCAGCTGATCGTCTTCCTGGCGATCCGCGGGGAAAGCGATATGGCTTTCGCCGAATTGACCATGCCCGAATCGATCGCTCTTGCAGCAGCGGGGGCTGCAGTGCTGGCACTTGCCTACTTCCGCGAACGCCATTTGATGTGGCTTGGCGTGCTTGGGCTCGTCGGTTTCATGCTCTTCGATGAAACGGCCATCGCCTTAGCCATCGTCGCGGAATTGACCGCGCTCGCCTATTTGATCATCGCCCAGCGTCAAGATCAGCCGCTCGCTTTGGGCTTCGTTTATTTCATCGTCGTCCAATTCGTCATCTATGTCATCTATGCGTGGGAACGGCTCGACATGTCGCTGTTCTTCCTGATCGGCGCCATCCTGCTGTTCGTGCTATCAGGCATCGCCTGGTGGCTTAACCGCAAGAAAGAAGGTGCAGTGACATGA
- a CDS encoding GDYXXLXY domain-containing protein has protein sequence MKKWLMPVLQTVFVALLVVSFYATSWFGEQYLLRAEPYDPFDPFYGEYVMLQYPDLDAPAGISDGAVYFTLTAGEDGYAVIDRIEERPFFGAINGSKYDRRVVAPQLENFYVEQGRGPELEEAVDLEVTIDVAPWGSIRPVSIAPREE, from the coding sequence ATGAAGAAATGGCTAATGCCTGTTCTGCAGACCGTCTTCGTCGCATTGCTCGTCGTCAGCTTTTACGCCACTTCCTGGTTCGGCGAGCAATACTTATTGCGTGCTGAACCCTACGATCCGTTCGATCCGTTCTACGGTGAATACGTCATGCTGCAGTATCCCGACCTTGACGCACCTGCTGGAATATCCGACGGCGCCGTCTACTTTACCTTAACGGCAGGCGAAGATGGCTACGCCGTCATCGACCGCATCGAGGAGCGCCCGTTCTTCGGCGCCATCAACGGCAGCAAATACGACCGCCGTGTTGTCGCGCCGCAGCTTGAAAACTTTTATGTCGAGCAAGGCCGCGGCCCTGAACTTGAAGAAGCGGTCGACCTCGAAGTCACCATCGACGTTGCGCCTTGGGGTTCCATACGCCCCGTCAGTATCGCTCCAAGAGAAGAATGA
- a CDS encoding glycosyltransferase family 4 protein, translating into MTAKVLHAMTIAQSLQLVKGQLKTLETRGYEVTALSSQGSYAEIFEQEEGVKVLHVNMEREIALKKDLESLFACMRVIRAEKPDIVNAGTPKAGLIVSLAAYFCRVPVRIYNVLGLRLETTGGIKRHILLMAEKIAAASSTHMLAVSPSLKRQIVELGIAPADKIKILGHGSVNGFDLQCFGLDDEMKRRVEEKRQAYGWTGEELVLGSMGRITKDKGIDETVRAFTELHAQYPNLRLLIVGDYESADAVSEWTRETITTHPHIVHEDYQLDPVPFYHLMDLFLFLTKREGFGNVSAEAALTGIPVIAADVTGARDTLVEGETGYLVDPDNHEDVMAKLETLISDAQLREALGAAGAEWVRQNFSNEALWQEMDQYYRSCLLERASVLGEVQ; encoded by the coding sequence ATGACAGCAAAAGTGTTGCACGCCATGACCATTGCCCAAAGCTTGCAGTTGGTGAAGGGGCAATTAAAGACATTGGAAACGCGCGGCTATGAAGTGACAGCGTTGAGTTCACAAGGAAGCTATGCGGAAATCTTTGAACAAGAAGAAGGCGTGAAGGTACTGCACGTCAATATGGAGCGAGAAATTGCCCTGAAAAAAGATCTAGAGTCGCTGTTTGCCTGCATGCGCGTCATCCGTGCGGAAAAGCCGGATATCGTCAATGCCGGAACGCCAAAAGCGGGGTTGATTGTATCACTTGCTGCTTATTTCTGCAGGGTGCCGGTGCGCATCTATAATGTGCTGGGGTTGCGCCTCGAGACGACCGGGGGCATCAAGAGGCACATCCTGCTGATGGCAGAGAAAATCGCCGCAGCATCCTCAACTCATATGCTGGCGGTATCGCCGAGCCTGAAGCGCCAAATTGTCGAGCTTGGCATCGCCCCAGCCGATAAAATTAAAATTCTCGGTCATGGCAGCGTCAACGGTTTTGACCTGCAGTGTTTTGGGCTGGATGACGAGATGAAACGGCGTGTGGAGGAAAAACGCCAAGCATATGGATGGACCGGCGAAGAACTTGTACTCGGGTCGATGGGGCGGATCACGAAAGACAAAGGCATCGACGAAACGGTGCGTGCGTTTACTGAGCTGCATGCACAGTATCCGAATTTGCGGCTGCTCATCGTCGGCGATTACGAATCGGCGGATGCGGTTTCCGAGTGGACGCGCGAGACCATTACCACCCACCCGCATATCGTCCACGAAGATTACCAATTGGACCCCGTACCGTTTTATCATTTGATGGATCTGTTTTTATTCCTGACAAAACGAGAAGGGTTCGGCAATGTGTCGGCTGAAGCTGCGCTGACGGGAATACCGGTCATTGCAGCGGACGTCACGGGTGCGCGCGATACTTTGGTCGAGGGAGAAACTGGCTATTTGGTCGACCCTGATAACCACGAAGACGTCATGGCGAAACTGGAAACGTTGATCAGCGACGCTCAACTGCGCGAGGCTTTAGGAGCTGCCGGAGCGGAATGGGTGCGCCAGAATTTCAGCAACGAAGCGCTGTGGCAAGAGATGGATCAATATTACCGGAGCTGCTTGCTAGAACGGGCGAGTGTACTCGGAGAAGTGCAGTGA
- a CDS encoding glycosyltransferase family 4 protein codes for MTTKLIHAVTVSESLSFMDGQLRYLKDRGFDPKALSSKGPGFEEFRTSEHVEMLELPMDRGISPLHDLQSLARCIALFRREQPLVVNASTPKAGLVVTVAARICRVPVRIYTMRGLRLETTAGWKRNLLLTMEKVAASSATHCLAVSDSLRERAIEFGIAGEQKISVLGKGSGDGFDVARFQPTPEIEAAGNELRERYKIRKDHVVLGFVGRLTKDKGVNELVSAFKLLSLDNEQLRLLIVGDYEDDDPVEESVKWEIENNPKITKTGFLPDPVAYYHLMDIFVFLTKREGFGNVSIEAALCGLPVVASDVTGARNTIVDEQTGLLVDPENLQEITKTIHRLIASDSLRARFGEAGREWASTHFSNEVLWKELDSFYKNCLGESLVPAGELN; via the coding sequence ATGACAACGAAACTGATCCACGCCGTTACTGTTTCGGAAAGTTTGAGTTTTATGGATGGCCAATTGCGCTACTTGAAAGACCGTGGATTCGACCCGAAAGCGTTGAGTTCCAAGGGACCGGGTTTCGAGGAGTTTCGCACAAGCGAACATGTGGAAATGCTCGAATTGCCGATGGACAGGGGCATCTCACCGCTCCACGATTTGCAATCGCTTGCCCGTTGCATCGCGCTATTTCGCCGGGAGCAGCCATTGGTCGTCAATGCCAGCACGCCAAAAGCCGGCCTTGTTGTCACCGTGGCTGCAAGGATATGCCGCGTGCCTGTTAGGATCTATACGATGCGCGGTTTGCGGCTGGAGACGACAGCGGGGTGGAAGCGCAATTTGTTATTGACTATGGAAAAAGTCGCCGCGTCTTCTGCGACGCATTGCTTGGCGGTATCAGATAGTTTGCGAGAGCGCGCGATTGAATTCGGCATCGCCGGTGAACAAAAAATCAGCGTGCTCGGAAAAGGCAGCGGAGACGGGTTTGATGTTGCGAGATTCCAACCCACCCCTGAAATTGAGGCAGCCGGAAATGAACTTCGCGAGCGCTATAAAATCCGCAAAGATCATGTCGTTCTTGGATTTGTCGGGAGGCTGACAAAAGACAAAGGCGTTAATGAACTGGTCTCCGCTTTCAAGCTATTGAGCCTGGACAACGAGCAGCTGCGCTTGCTCATCGTCGGCGACTATGAAGACGATGACCCGGTGGAAGAAAGCGTGAAATGGGAAATTGAGAACAATCCGAAAATCACCAAAACAGGGTTTCTGCCGGATCCCGTAGCATATTACCATTTGATGGACATTTTCGTTTTCCTAACAAAACGTGAGGGTTTTGGCAATGTCTCTATCGAAGCCGCCTTATGCGGGCTTCCGGTTGTTGCATCCGACGTCACGGGTGCGCGAAATACGATCGTCGACGAACAAACCGGTTTGCTGGTAGATCCTGAAAACCTCCAGGAAATCACGAAAACGATCCACAGGCTGATAGCATCCGATAGTTTGCGCGCACGGTTTGGGGAAGCCGGGCGGGAATGGGCAAGCACTCATTTCAGCAACGAGGTGCTATGGAAAGAGCTGGACAGTTTTTATAAAAACTGCCTCGGCGAATCGCTGGTGCCAGCCGGCGAATTGAACTAA
- a CDS encoding sugar transferase, producing MIVGDFSEEKKKPKRSNAAARLLEVVLAALMLLVLSPLLLAVAILIRIESKGPAMFKQQRGGLYGRHFTIYKFRTMEHGRDKRRNRINPFDGDPSITKVGNILRKTSIDELPQLINIVKGDMSFIGPRPTVIDQTDNYNDYQKQRLMVKPGVTGLAQVSGRNSLSWDEKIDIDIDYINRKSLRLDLYILVQTVVKIFRTEEIYEKS from the coding sequence ATGATTGTTGGAGATTTCAGTGAGGAAAAAAAGAAGCCAAAGCGCTCGAACGCGGCGGCAAGGTTGCTGGAAGTCGTACTCGCCGCTTTGATGTTATTGGTCTTATCGCCATTATTGCTAGCAGTTGCCATCTTGATCCGCATCGAGTCAAAAGGGCCCGCCATGTTCAAGCAGCAACGCGGAGGGCTTTACGGGCGGCATTTTACGATCTACAAATTCCGGACGATGGAGCACGGGCGGGATAAAAGGCGCAACCGCATCAATCCGTTCGACGGCGACCCGAGCATTACCAAAGTCGGCAATATTCTCCGCAAAACAAGCATCGATGAATTGCCTCAGCTGATCAACATCGTCAAAGGCGATATGTCGTTCATCGGCCCTCGCCCGACTGTCATCGACCAGACCGACAACTACAACGATTACCAGAAGCAGCGGCTGATGGTGAAACCGGGAGTGACGGGCCTCGCACAAGTGAGCGGGCGCAATAGTTTGAGCTGGGATGAAAAAATTGACATCGACATCGATTACATCAATCGCAAAAGTCTGCGGCTGGATTTGTATATTTTAGTGCAGACAGTCGTCAAAATTTTCCGGACAGAAGAAATTTATGAAAAAAGCTGA
- a CDS encoding UDP binding domain-containing protein codes for MENLKIAIVGAGETSLLAATTFGTVYPVIVFDLDRSKKAGFEGNGIAFTDQAGDLADAGILLMTGSKRPVYTLDALSELCRIVGKHMKKGSVLIFEAPVYPGTTEEICIPLLEQHSGFTAGKEFFVGFAPSRWHSSDPQGKATKMRKVIAGQSGPVTDYLADLFAPIHDGGIYKAKSIRVAEAAQLLEIAQKEVNIALMNEVALTLNQQGIDTHDVLETANTKRGFIKFEPDLLGDHPVSWHSVDQFWCKGEKKGRQVAQRIVKKLIQNEVVIHEARITVLGIVKQDGTSGLPESGVLELVSELQEYGVEVQVADAQLEQGQAECVGGVLLTRQAELLPAVSVILAVPHEVYRKAGWKLFERLLEGKEGYVFDVKSILERNDKPEKVTLWRM; via the coding sequence ATGGAAAACTTGAAAATCGCGATCGTTGGAGCCGGCGAAACAAGCTTGCTTGCGGCGACGACATTCGGCACCGTTTATCCGGTCATCGTATTCGATCTGGATCGCTCCAAAAAAGCCGGATTTGAGGGAAATGGCATTGCTTTTACCGACCAAGCCGGCGACTTGGCTGATGCCGGCATCCTCCTGATGACCGGTTCAAAGCGCCCTGTCTATACATTGGACGCGCTTTCGGAATTGTGCCGCATCGTTGGAAAGCATATGAAAAAAGGCTCGGTGCTCATTTTCGAAGCTCCGGTCTACCCTGGCACAACGGAAGAAATTTGCATCCCCCTGCTCGAGCAGCATTCCGGATTTACCGCCGGAAAAGAGTTTTTCGTCGGTTTTGCACCATCCAGATGGCATAGCAGCGACCCGCAAGGAAAAGCGACGAAAATGCGCAAGGTGATTGCGGGACAAAGTGGGCCGGTCACTGACTACCTTGCCGATTTATTTGCGCCGATCCATGACGGCGGCATTTACAAAGCGAAGTCGATTCGTGTCGCTGAAGCTGCCCAATTGCTCGAAATCGCCCAAAAAGAAGTGAATATCGCATTGATGAACGAAGTGGCGCTGACTTTGAATCAGCAAGGAATTGACACGCATGATGTATTGGAAACCGCCAATACGAAGCGGGGCTTTATCAAATTCGAGCCAGATCTCCTCGGGGACCATCCGGTTTCATGGCACAGCGTGGACCAATTCTGGTGCAAAGGGGAGAAGAAAGGGCGGCAAGTAGCGCAGCGGATCGTCAAGAAGCTGATCCAGAACGAAGTCGTCATCCACGAAGCACGCATCACTGTGCTCGGCATCGTGAAACAAGATGGAACCAGCGGCTTGCCGGAATCCGGAGTGCTGGAACTTGTTTCAGAGTTGCAAGAATACGGCGTGGAAGTTCAGGTGGCAGATGCCCAGCTTGAACAAGGGCAGGCGGAATGTGTGGGCGGCGTTTTGTTGACGCGTCAGGCGGAACTGCTTCCGGCGGTATCGGTCATACTCGCGGTGCCGCATGAAGTTTATCGGAAGGCGGGATGGAAACTGTTCGAGCGCTTGCTTGAAGGCAAAGAAGGTTATGTTTTTGATGTCAAAAGCATATTGGAACGGAATGATAAGCCGGAGAAGGTGACCTTATGGAGAATGTGA